The following coding sequences are from one Lolium rigidum isolate FL_2022 chromosome 6, APGP_CSIRO_Lrig_0.1, whole genome shotgun sequence window:
- the LOC124665625 gene encoding uncharacterized protein LOC124665625 translates to MESQTMSSAFAEFKIYTSDAEVGSSRIRGASTGKEIASGNLGAQRKIRALRDANRIDARTMRGRHDGKIWKNPPPPPRGEEEEEEEEEDAIPMYRKAWETCFGGVFGSFEDETTLAPMRYTSGPIPKNAVPGSTLQVFSVRIANLKGGLRWPLHVYGFLATRDSADHNRNFLFRRTRDNCQILTEEDPVLLLTGPSRAIVFVDLITFEAQLKVKGTKTESEDEVLASKVFHFHQGSRREDGIRTCIPYKRCMLEFAFAPLLRSVEATISVQVVDGSWPDDHQGRVFSCTAGVKNTKMMLLDCPDGNMPISSDGLFELSRRVVSVEFSTRNKLTVYVQAYRVGFLTRAKAVFEPKKSGTSIGMCDLRFCKMQVTVAWSLLSTLAHMPAPM, encoded by the exons aTGGAGAGCCAGACGATGAGCAGTGCATTCGCAGAGTTCAAGATCTACACCAGCGACGCCGAGGTCGGGAGCAGTCGAATTCGTGGGGCTTCGACCGGGAAGGAGATCGCCAGCGGCAATCTCGGGGCACAGCGGAAGATTCGAGCTCTTCGCGATGCCAACCGGATCGATGCAAGGACTATGAGGGGGAGGCACGATGGGAAGATTTGGAAgaatcctccacctcctcctcgaggtgaggaggaggaggaggaggaggaggaggacgcgatcCCCATGTACCGTAAAGCCTGGGAGACCTGCTTCGGCGGCGTTTTCGGTTCCTTCGAAGACGAAA CCACTCTTGCTCCGATGCGCTATACATCTGGACCTATCCCAAAAAATGCCGTTCCAGGTAGTACCTTGCAGGTCTTCTCAGTCAGAATCGCTAACCTAAAAGGCGGTCTCCGTTGGCCGCTTCATGTGTATGGTTTCCTTGCCACCAGAGACTCGGCAGATCATAATCGCAACTTTCTCTTCAGACGCACAAGGGATAACTGCCAAATCCTTACCGAAGAG GATCCAGTCTTGCTGTTAACAGGGCCGTCTCGGGCAATTGTGTTCGTCGATCTGATCACGTTTGAAGCTCAGCTAAAAGTAAAGGGCACAAAAACAGAATctgaagatgaagtgctcgcttCCAAAGTCTTCCATTTCCACCAAGGGTCACGACGTGAAGACGGTATTCGCACTTGTATCCCTTACAAGCGCTGCATGCTAGAGTTTGCGTTTGCACCCCTCCTCCGTTCAGTTGAGGCTACCATCAGCGTACAGGTTGTTGATGGGTCATGGCCGGATGATCACCAGGGACGGGTTTTCTCCTGCACCGCTGGTGTAAAAAACACGAAGATGATGTTGCTTGACTGTCCAGATGGAAACATGCCTATTAGCTCAGATGGCTTGTTCGAGCTGTCGAGGCGTGTTGTTTCTGTGGAGTTTAGCACAAGGAATAAGCTGACGGTCTATGTGCAGGCCTATCGCGTTGGTTTTCTTACAAGAGCCAAGGCTGTCTTCGAACCGAAGAAATCTGGCACAAGTATTGGCATGTGTGATCTTCGCTTCTGCAAGATGCAAGTTACTGTTGCTTGGTCCCTTCTCTCTACCTTGGCACACATGCCGGCACCTATGTAA